A single region of the Fusarium fujikuroi IMI 58289 draft genome, chromosome FFUJ_chr05 genome encodes:
- a CDS encoding related to caffeine-induced death protein Cid2, giving the protein MTQPSTQHQLTPQFCFSYGTLRDFLRLSRSSIDDSITQNLNALVTPSRSGFDPSSTSQRAPRPTSKQIDPRPCLDFKERVLFPSWETRTEVLNYCAFVAASPDPDDPDRTVRELEKEQDRDRTVDERLDPYSGRFFPREARTERLASLVRQERGVEGIVRHRTWEVVQQRCGGDPFENWEDTISKWRKAKNLKVNV; this is encoded by the exons ATGACTCAACCATCTACACAGCATCAGCTTACTCCACAATTCTGTTTCTCGTATGGCACTTTGCGAG ACTTTCTTCGACTTTCAAGATCTTCCATCGATGATTCAATCACACAGAATCTCAATGCACTTGTGACGCCGTCTCGATCCGGATTTGATCCCTCGTCCACATCGCAACGCGCCCCAAGACCAACCTCAAAACAGATTGATCCTCGGCCATGCTTGGATTTCAAGGAGAGAGTGCTGTTTCCTTCATGGGAGACCCGGACTGAAGTACTGAATTACTGCGCTTTTGTAGCTGCAAGCCCGGACCCTGATGACCCGGACCGAACTGTCAGGGAACTAGAGAAAGAACAAGACCGCGATAGAACAGTCGATGAACGATTAGATCCGTATTCCGGTAGATTCTTCCCACGTGAAGCACGTACTGAGCGCCTGGCTTCGCTTGTAAGACAAGAGAGAGGCGTAGAGGGTATCGTACGACATAGGACGTGGGAGGTCGTACAGCAACGATGCGGTGGCGATCCTTTTGAAAACTGGGAGGACACAATCAGCAAATGGAGGAAGGCCAAAAACTTGAAAGTGAATGTATAA
- a CDS encoding related to ankyrin 3 has protein sequence MDQLQSRVEKADLQDLIDICEQLSEECRGISNCLNTSPVTLASLAKECRAITNALDRLHELSRSIEGGTESVRASNNEFVYSVSKDVHELRAALKRIKGPDRDSGIHLSEPQLIIVWNEAALKEYLARLRTHQASLHTLLNAATRQVTFFSRCTGSRLTLSSAGYNFGENDNRRRVIEPDIGVDEALRSLARKFTAPNQQSVVLPRVSDSAEIQVLLDTLVPPPGVNYVRTKDAANELHNAIERSDETAVFHILLERADPNIMLAGSMLSPLHRAFDKGHMLIAAFLIVAGADVDEPTTDGHTALMRGIRCGFSEQFATLVIHMKARVNAIDNDGCSALHLSAASDVVDDETLPVLIDAGAEVNLVDYDGQTPLLVAIQHSRWSAATKLVQAGADLEVRLPDGKTALHMAIAMRNQEFSQVLISRGANVDRVLREHTPLTMAINSRCTAITAVLLDSGADPNLPSRNGNTPLLAAASTGHDETVRYLIAHGADPAATQGHSGYSAMHMAAHKDKPHILQLLFDAGAPVDILDKTGETPLLVAAKLGNAQSIFRLIRLGADVERVGPDGMSILSHAVKMGDVDLVTALLELGAGMQVSSMFPSKGSKEYLVPEPQTTPIHVAAQHARDEIILRLVSYGASLESTIFPGRTPLSVAASHGHILTVRLLLRLGANTHALTTHGDTILFQASANQATLKLLLQQGIDVNHQNDRGATALHYAALRGHIGGVRMLLEKGARQYHANAVWDAWEDRDGTGGYRQGTPAGMAMQRGLDKVAELIEGWKYN, from the coding sequence ATGGATCAACTTCAGAGTCGGGTCGAGAAGGCAGACCTGCAGGATTTGATTGACATATGCGAGCAACTTTCTGAGGAGTGTAGGGGTATCTCTAATTGTCTCAATACCAGCCCAGTTACGTTGGCTTCGCTCGCCAAGGAGTGTCGCGCGATCACAAATGCGCTTGACAGGTTGCACGAACTCAGCCGGTCGATTGAAGGTGGCACAGAAAGTGTTCGGGCATCAAACAACGAATTCGTCTATTCCGTTTCCAAGGATGTGCATGAGCTGAGGGCAGCACTGAAGCGCATAAAGGGTCCAGATAGGGACAGCGGCATTCACCTCAGCGAACCGCAGCTTATCATTGTCTGGAACGAAGCAGCATTGAAAGAGTACCTTGCGCGGCTGCGCACTCACCAAGCGTCTCTCCATACCCTCCTCAACGCTGCGACACGGCAAGTAACCTTCTTTTCTAGGTGCACTGGTTCAAGGCTAACTCTTAGTAGTGCCGGTTATAACTTCGGGGAAAATGACAACAGGAGGCGTGTGATTGAGCCAGATATTGGAGTAGATGAGGCACTACGGAGCCTTGCTCGAAAGTTCACAGCGCCAAACCAACAATCTGTCGTGTTACCTAGAGTCAGCGACTCTGCCGAGATTCAAGTCCTACTTGATACCCTTGTACCACCACCAGGAGTCAATTACGTGCGAACCAAGGATGCCGCAAATGAACTGCACAACGCCATTGAACGGAGCGATGAGACAGCTGTCTTTCACATCCTTCTCGAACGCGCAGACCCCAACATAATGTTGGCTGGTTCAATGCTCTCCCCGCTGCATCGTGCTTTCGACAAAGGCCATATGCTAATCGCTGCTTTTCTCATTGTCGCTGGCGCAGATGTTGACGAGCCAACTACTGATGGTCATACAGCATTGATGAGAGGGATCAGGTGCGGATTTTCGGAACAATTTGCGACTCTTGTGATTCACATGAAAGCCCGCGTCAATGCTATCGATAACGATGGGTGCTCAGCCCTACACCTCTCGGCTGCTTCAGATGTCGTCGACGATGAAACGCTCCCAGTTCTCATCGATGCAGGCGCCGAAGTCAACCTTGTCGATTATGATGGCCAGACACCACTTCTCGTGGCAATTCAGCATAGCCGCTGGTCCGCGGCAACAAAGCTCGTACAAGCTGGTGCAGATCTAGAGGTGCGATTACCAGATGGGAAGACAGCACTCCACATGGCTATCGCAATGCGCAACCAAGAGTTCTCCCAGGTGTTGATATCTCGAGGAGCAAACGTTGATCGCGTACTCCGCGAGCATACTCCCCTCACAATGGCCATCAACTCTCGTTGCACAGCTATCACCGCTGTTCTTCTAGATAGCGGTGCAGACCCAAATCTGCCTAGCCGCAACGGAAACACACCTTTACTGGCAGCAGCATCCACAGGACATGACGAAACTGTGCGATATCTCATCGCCCATGGAGCCGATCCAGCAGCCACTCAAGGACACTCTGGATATTCAGCGATGCATATGGCGGCCCACAAGGACAAACCTCACATCCTGCAGCTGTTGTTTGATGCAGGCGCACCCGTTGATATCTTGGATAAGACAGGCGAAACTCCTCTCCTCGTGGCAGCCAAGCTTGGCAATGCGCAAAGCATCTTTCGCTTGATCAGACTCGGTGCTGATGTGGAGCGAGTTGGGCCGGACGGGATGAGCATTCTCTCTCACGCAGTCAAGATGGGCgatgttgaccttgtcaCGGCACTCCTAGAGCTGGGGGCGGGTATGCAGGTGTCATCCATGTTCCCTTCGAAGGGTAGTAAAGAATACCTAGTACCTGAGCCACAGACGACACCGATTCACGTCGCCGCTCAGCACGCACGAGACGAGATCATACTGCGGCTTGTGTCCTATGGCGCCTCCCTCGAGAGCACCATCTTCCCTGGTCGGACACCTCTCTCCGTTGCTGCATCTCATGGGCACATCTTAACAGTCAGGTTGCTTCTTCGGCTCGGTGCAAATACGCACGCTTTAACAACACATGGTGATACGATTCTCTTCCAGGCATCGGCAAACCAAGCAACCCTTAAGCTCTTGCTACAGCAGGGAATTGACGTGAACCATCAGAACGATCGGGGCGCTACAGCCCTTCACTACGCGGCTCTTCGCGGGCACATCGGGGGTGTGAGGATGTTGCTTGAGAAGGGTGCTCGACAGTACCACGCAAACGCGGTGTGGGATGCCTGGGAGGACAGAGACGGAACTGGAGGTTATCGACAGGGCACACCAGCTGGCATGGCCATGCAAAGAGGTCTGGACAAGGTCGCGGAGTTAATTGAGGGATGGAAGTATAATTGA
- a CDS encoding probable KES1-involved in ergosterol biosynthesis, producing the protein MSSSTAPAAQANSGSWSAFLKSIASFNGDLSSLTAPPFILSSQSLTEFSAYWATHPPVLTAPAVESDPAKRTMLVLKWFLSTLKHQYASRSEQFGNEKKPLNPFLGELFLGTWSDEAGETTLVSEQVSHHPPATAYCIRNDKTGIELEGYNAQKATFKSTIIVKQIGHAVLRVPLPSGEIESYLITLPGLHIEGLIFGAPFVELDGSSHITSSSGFTAKIDYSGKGWLSGKKNTIVASVYPTGKEKDVLYNVTGQWNKALEIYSGPAKSNSKSTLVSTYDAVNTAQTELKVAPIDQQHPLESRRAWSRVADAIQKGDMDTTGAEKGKIENAQRNMRTKEKSEGRTWDRQYFTAVEGRDSVLEQLGMLVGVPTDGEADKTGGLWRFDKTKADARAAQQLSEDAIAQLEKELLGR; encoded by the exons ATGTCCTCTTCTACAGCCCCAGCCGCTCAGGCCAACAGCGGCAGCTGGTCCGCCTTCCTCAAG TCCATCGCTTCCTTCAATGGCGATCTATCTTCTCTCACCGCGCCTCCCTTCATCCTGTCCTCTCAGTCTCTCACCGAATTCTCTGCGTACTGGGCTACGCACCCTCCCGTCCTGACCGCCCCAGCTGTCGAGTCTGATCCCGCCAAGCGAACTATGCTCGTCCTCAAGTGGTTCCTCTCGACTCTGAAACACCAGTACGCCAGCCGAAGTGAGCAGTTTGGAAACGAAAAGAAGCCTCTGAACCCTTTCTTGGGTGAGCTTTTCCTCGGTACCTGGTCCGACGAAGCTGGCGAGACCACCCTTGTCTCAGAGCAGGTCAGCCACCATCCTCCTGCTACCGCCTACTGCATCCGCAACGACAAGACTGGTATCGAGCTTGAGGGTTATAATGCTCAGAAGGCCACTTTCAAGAGCACCATCATTGTCAAGCAGATCGGCCACGCTGTCCTACGagttcctcttccttctggaGAGATCGAATCGTACCTCATTACCCTCCCTGGTCTCCATATCGAGGGTCTGATCTTTGGTGCTCCTTttgtcgagcttgatggctCAAGCCACATCACTAGTTCCAGTGGCTTCACTGCCAAGATTGACTACAGCGGCAAGGGGTGGCTCTCaggaaagaagaacaccATCGTCGCCAGCGTCTATCCTACgggcaaggagaaggatgttCTTTACAATGTCACTGGCCAGTGGAACAAGGCCCTCGAGATCTACTCAGGACCTGCCAAATCTAACTCCAAGTCGACTCTTGTGAGCACCTACGACGCCGTCAACACTGCTCAGACTGAGCTCAAGGTTGCCCCTATCGATCAACAACACCCTCTCGAGTCCCGACGCGCCTGGTCTCGCGTTGCTGATGCTATCCAGAAGGGTGACATGGACACCACAGGTGCTGAGAAGGGTAAGATTGAGAATGCCCAGCGTAACATGCGCACCAAGGAGAAGTCTGAGGGGCGAACCTGGGACCGTCAGTACTTCACCGCTGTGGAGGGTCGAGACTCTGTCCTCGAGCAGCTCGGCATGCTCGTTGGTGTACCTACTGATGGAGAGGCTGATAAGACTGGTGGTCTCTGGCGAttcgacaagaccaaggctgatGCTCGCGCTGCCCAGCAGCTCTCGGAGGATGCTATAGCCCAGTTGGAGAAGGAGCTTCTTGGTCGATAG
- a CDS encoding probable FBA1-fructose-bisphosphate aldolase has protein sequence MGVQEVLSRKTGVIVGDDVLRLFEYAREHKFAIPAINVTSSSTVVAALEAARDNKAPVILQFSQGGAAYFAGKGVSNTDQAASIAGSIAAAHYVRSLAPTYGIPVVLHTDHCAKKLLPWLDGMLDADEAYFKEKGEPLFSSHMIDLSEEPVEWNIETTAKYLKRAAPMKQWLEMEIGITGGEEDGVNNEDVDNNSLYTQPEDILNIYNTLSPISPYFSIAAGFGNVHGVYKPGNVKLHPELLGKHQAHVKEALKSDNDKPVFFVFHGGSGSSKKEYLDAIGFGVVKVNVDTDMQFAYCSGIRDYMVNKREYVNTTVGNPDGEDKPNKKYFDPRVWVREGEKTMSKRVAEALQDFNTANQL, from the exons ATGGGTGTCCAAGAAGTCCTTAGCCGCAAGACTGGTGTCATCGTTGGTGACGATGTGCTCCGACTCTTCGAGTACGCTCGCGAGCACAAGTTCGCCATTCCCGCCATT AACGtcacctcctcctccaccgtCGTTGCTGCCCTCGAGGCCGCCCGCGACAACAAGGCTCCCGTCATCCTCCAGTTCTCTCAGGGTGGTGCCGCCTACTTCGCTGGCAAG GGTGTGAGCAACACCGACCAGGCCGCTTCCATTGCTGGCTCTATCGCCGCTGCCCACTACGTCCGCTCGCTCGCTCCCACCTACGGCATCCCCGTCGTCCTTCACACCGACCACTgcgccaagaagcttctccCTTGGCTCGATGGCATGCTCGATGCCGACGAGGCTTActtcaaggagaagggcgagcccctcttctcctctcacATGATCGACCTCTCTGAGGAGCCCGTCGAGTGGAACATTGAGACCACCGCCAAGTACCTCAAGCGCGCTGCCCCCATGAAGCAGTGGCTCGAGATGGAGATTGGTATCACCGgtggtgaggaggatggtGTCAACAAcgaggatgttgacaacAACTCTCTCTACACCCAGCCGGAGgatatcctcaacatctACAACACTCTCTCCCCCATCTCCCCCTATTTCTCTATCGCCGCTGGCTTCGGTAATGTCCACGGTGTTTACAAGCCCGGCAACGTCAAGCTCCACCCCGAGCTTCTCGGCAAGCACCAGGCTCACGTCAAGGAGGCCCTCAAGTCCGACAACGACAAgcccgtcttcttcgtcttccacGGTGGCTCCGGCTCCTCCAAGAAGGAGTACCTTGACGCCATTGGCTTCGGTGTTGTCAAGGTTAACGTCGACACTGACATGCAGTTCGCTTACTGCTCCGGTATCCGAGACTACATGGTCAACAAGCGCGAGTACGTCAACACCACCGTCGGCAACCCCGATGGCGAGGACAAGCCCAACAAGAAGTACTTCGAC CCCCGTGTCTGGGTCCGTGAGGGTGAGAAGACCATGTCCAAGCGTGTTGCCGAGGCTCTCCAGGACTTCAACACTGCCAACCAGCTATAA
- a CDS encoding probable BCS1 protein precursor has protein sequence MDEETLKEALKSFPNAEKTAPPAAATSGLNINALFENPLFAGGIGLASLGAVAAFARKGAISALGAARRRLLVNVEISKQDPAYPWILAWLSQPREHPGFIASRLTRIHNLSVTTTTASRTAGVSGPQNAHFFLQPGFGRHIVKFGNAYIAVNREKHNTANMNTGEPHEIVQLTTLWAHRHVFEAVFSEAHQLAAKANEGKTIVYSARGMDWVPLGDPRKKRPLGSVILDDGVKESIVGDVKDFLNRQQWYVDRGIPYRRGYLLYGPPGSGKTSFIQALAGELDFSVAMINLSEMGMTDDKLAYLLTKLPKRSLLLLEDADAAFVNRRQRDSDGYSGATVTFSGLLNALDGVAAGEERIAFLTTNHVDRLDAALIRPGRVDLMLRIGEATHFQAAQMWDRFYGDVDKDHSGRERFLNRLQELGLFGVGADGKPSNRHTSTAAIQGLFLFHKDNMEGAINDADGLIPRKFEASNEVPEGAIKTPA, from the coding sequence ATGGACGAGGAAACCCTCAAGGAAGCTCTCAAAAGCTTTCCGAACGCCGAAAAAACGGCACCACCTGCAGCAGCAACTTCAggactcaacatcaacgcccTGTTTGAGAACCCGCTCTTCGCTGGTGGGATCGGTCTTGCATCACTTGGAGCAGTCGCAGCATTTGCACGAAAAGGCGCAATTTCTGCACTCGGAGCTGCTCGTCGTCGCCTGCTCGTCAATGTCGAGATCAGCAAGCAAGATCCCGCATACCCATGGATCTTAGCATGGTTATCACAACCCCGCGAACACCCAGGCTTCATTGCTTCTCGCCTCACACGAATACATAATCTCTCTGTTACGACGACGACTGCATCTCGAACGGCTGGGGTTAGTGGACCCCAGAATGCGCACTTCTTCCTACAACCGGGTTTCGGACGACATATCGTCAAGTTCGGCAATGCGTACATTGCTGTGAACAGAGAAAAGCACAATACGGCGAATATGAATACTGGCGAACCACACGAGATTGTTCAATTGACTACGTTATGGGCGCATCGGCATGTTTTTGAGGCAGTTTTCAGCGAGGCGCATCAGTTGGCTGCCAAGGCGAATGAAGGGAAGACTATTGTGTACTCGGCTCGAGGAATGGACTGGGTACCGCTGGGCGATCCAAGAAAGAAGCGACCATTGGGTTCCGTCATCCTGGATGACGGCGTCAAAGAGAGTATCGTGGGTGACGTAAAAGACTTTCTGAACCGTCAACAATGGTATGTGGATCGGGGTATTCCCTACCGAAGAGGCTATCTGCTGTATGGTCCTCCGGGCAGTGGAAAGACATCTTTCATTCAAGCCCTTGCAGGAGAGCTGGACTTTAGCGTGGCCATGATCAACCTCAGCGAGATGGGCATGACGGATGACAAGCTAGCCTATCTCCTTACAAAACTTCCCAAGAGGAGCTTGCTTCTGCTggaagatgcagatgcagcatTCGTGAACCGGCGTCAGCGAGACTCTGATGGCTATAGTGGTGCTACTGTTACCTTCTCCGGCCTCTTAAACGCTCTCGACGGTGTTGCTGCTGGCGAGGAGCGCATTGCGTTCCTGACAACCAACCACGTTGACCGTCTCGATGCCGCGCTCATCCGACCTGGCCGTGTAGATTTGATGCTTCGAATCGGCGAGGCCACACACTTCCAGGCTGCTCAGATGTGGGATCGATTCTACGGTGATGTCGATAAAGATCATTCCGGCAGAGAACGATTTCTCAACAGGCTCCAAGAGCTTGGTCTTTTTGGCGTTGGAGCTGATGGCAAACCATCGAATCGTCACACAAGCACAGCAGCAATTCAAGGATTGTTCCTGTTCCACAAGGACAATATGGAGGGAGCTATTAATGACGCTGATGGTCTCATCCCCCGAAAGTTTGAGGCTTCGAATGAGGTCCCAGAGGGAGCAATCAAGACACCAGCGTGA
- a CDS encoding probable amino acid transporter yields the protein MAFNHNKDEDVVAGDGPSEHNYDSGRLNDTEEVESIDPDSGVKRGLKNRHLSMMALAGIIGPGLLVGAGGALNVGGPAALLIGFGVVGIIAFCIMQSLGEVTTLYPGGGSFISLAERMVDKSFSVAVGWNYFVIWAAVLANEYNVICSILTYWGPVVPLWGYFLIFWTVFMGFQLLGVEAFGEAEFWLALMKLLGLTAYFIFAIIYAAGGLVGQDGSVGFKYWSDPGAFNGNGFRGVASVFVFCSTFYSGVESIAVAATETRNPGVAVPQAIRQVFWRIIFVYMGSAFFFGITCPANAEGLVNGGSKALQSPMTIAIQNAGWQGGVHLINAFILLTCLSAINSSIYFGSRTVFYMAQSGKAPKIFGWTNSRGVPVWAIFITNAVGSISMMNVSTGASKAYSYIVNLSGVSAFLVWGSICFIHIRFRRAWVTQGRSLDELPYKALGFPYLAWLGLGACIFLALVQGWTTLSPFNAGNFVDAYILVPLFGIIYVFCKLLWRGKDPLKRSWSIDLDSGRRKDLDYKSGPTESGVPGQTPWWKKVWAWF from the exons ATGGCGTTCAACCACAAtaaggatgaggatgtcgTCGCTGGCGATGGTCCGTCTGAGCATAACTATGACTCTGGACGCTTAAATGATACAGAAGAGGTCGAGTCTATAGACCCGGATTCTGGTGTTAAGCGTGGTCTGAAGAATCGACATTTGTCTatgatggctttggctgGTATCATCGGACCTGGACTTCTTGTTGGTGCAGGTGGTGCATTGAATGTCGGAGGACCAGCTGCATTGCTCATTGGATTTGGTGTTGTCG GTATCATTGCCTTTTGTATTATGCAGTCCCTCGGCGAGGTGACAACACTATATCCTGGCGGCGGCTCTTTTATCTCTCTCGCCGAACGCATGGTAGACAAGTCCTTCTCTGTCGCCGTAGGATGGAATTACTTTGTTATCTGGGCCGCTGTCCTCGCCAACGAGTACAATGTCATCTGCAGTATTCTCACATATTGGGGACCAGTCGTTCCCCTATGGGGTTacttcctcatcttctggacAGTTTTCATGGGATTCCAACTTCTCGGTGTTGAAGCTTTTGGCGAAGCCGAGTTCTGGCTTGCGCTTATGAAACTCCTCGGATTAACAGCGtacttcatcttcgccattATCTACGCCGCTGGTGGTTTGGTCGGTCAGGACGGATCTGTTGGCTTTAAATACTGGAGTGACCCGGGAGCTTTCAATGGAAATGGCTTCCGTGGTGTTGCGTCTGTCTTCGTGTTCTGCTCGACATTCTACTCTGGTGTTGAGTCTATCGCTGTGGCTGCTACTGAAACGAGAAATCCTGGCGTGGCAGTTCCTCAGGCTATTCGACAGGTCTTTTGGCGTATCATCTTCGTCTACATGGGATCAGCTTTCTTTTTCGGAATCACCTGCCCTGCTAATGCGGAGGGACTGGTGAACGGAGGTTCCAAGGCCCTGCAGAGTCCCATGACCATTGCGATTCAGAATGCTGGCTGGCAAGGAG GCGTCCACCTTATCAACGCCTTCATTCTCCTTACTTGCCTGTCCGCTATCAACTCATCCATCTACTTTGGCTCTCGAACCGTTTTCTATATGGCGCAGTCTGGCAAGGCTCCCAAGATATTCGGCTGGACCAACAGCCGAGGTGTTCCAGTCTGGGCAATTTTCATCACCAATGCTGTCGGTTCCATTTCCATGATGAATGTCTCTACTGGTGCCTCCaaggcttatagctatatcGTCAACCTATCCGGTGTCAGTGCTTTCCTTGTCTGGGGCAGCATCTGCTTTATCCATATCCGGTTCCGTCGAGCTTGGGTTACTCAGGGTCGCAGTCTCGATGAGCTTCCGTACAAGGCACTCGGCTTCCCATACCTCGCTTGGCTCGGTCTTGGGGCTTGCAttttcttggccttggttcAAGGGTGGACTACGTTATCACCGTTCAATGCTGGAAACTTTGTGGATGCTTATATCCTGGTGCCACTCTTTGGTATCATCTACGTGTTCTGCAAGCTTTTATGGCGCGGAAAGGATCCTCTCAAACGTAGCTGGAGCATCGATCTCGATAGTGGCAGAAGAAAGGATCTGGATTACAAGAGTGGCCCAACAGAGAGTGGTGTCCCTGGCCAAACGCCTTGGTGGAAGAAGGTATGGGCTTGGTTCTGA